CACAGAACGACATTCACCGCTATGTCACCTTGAACTTGATCATACCGTTTTTTTGTAAATAATATCAAGTGTTTCTTTAGCTTTTTTAAATCTAAGAGGATCATAATCTTTTATCTCTGGTTGAATTATGTTATTACTGAAGAATAATACCTCTTTTCCTACTCGACTTTGATAAGCTGTATGTTTGAATGAAAACTCTTTGGTAGAACAATCAGAATATAACTTTTTTATTTCAGAAACATTATCATAAGAAACAATCCATTTTATATTTCTTATAGATTTTATTTTATCACTTACTAGTTTGTGATTTTTATCTTCATAATGATTCATATAGAGTGTACTAGCCTTTAAATAATATGGTGGATCAAAATAAAATATTATGTTATCTTTATTTGCCTCTTCTTGTATTATATCAATTAACTCATTAGCATCTTTATTATAGAGTCTTATATTTTTTTTATATTTGGCAATAAGTTTTATTCTTTTGATAAGTTCTAATTTATTAAATCTACAATCCATAAGATAATTGCCTTTTTGCTCAACCCCACCTATTACACCCGCATTTATTATTCCTGAACGATTAGTTCTGTTAAGATAGAATGTAGAGAAACCTAAATCAAGTAAATTTGCTTCATCTTTTTTTAACTGAATTTTTTTTTGCTTTCGCCATTCGTCTATATCCAATTGAGCATTTTCAATTTTTTCACATAGTTGTTTTGTTTTATTCAATACACAATACCAAAAAGCATAGATAGACCTATCTTTGTCATTAATCGTAACTTGCTTTACATAACCTTCGATTAATAAAAATAAAGCAACAGAAGCCCCACCTGAGTATGGTTCTACATAATGACCATTTATATTATTATCAATACAAATTTTTGCAATAAATGCAGAAAGTTTATTTTTTCCGCCTGGGTATCTCAATGGTGAATAAAACATAAAATTATTTTTCAGTATACAGATTATTACTTAATATGATAAATAAAGGTTCCAAATGTGCCCAAGCTCTTTTATTGTGCTCTAAATCAATCATTGTTTCTAAATTATGAACTGCTAAGTCTAAACCATCTTTTATTAGGTCAATGTAATGCTTTAAATTTTTTAATTGATTTATATCAAGTTCATTTTTTAATTCATTATTCTTTACATAGTCAAGCATTACTTTAAGAGTTGCATTTGAATAATCCTTGTTACGATTAAATCGCAGAATATTCATAATATCTTCTGATTCAACTTCTCCTTGAATAGAATATTTATTTTTTAAATATTCTATTAATTGTGTAACTTTTTTCAAATTATTTTTTTTATTTTCTTCATTCGTTTTTAAACTTAAATCTTCAAATAAATTTTTCTCTTTTAAATAAAAATACAAAGATTGTTCTAAATAAGTTCTCAGTAAAACAGCGAAAGAATATTTTTTATCAAGTGGCAACTGTTTTAATTCTTCAAATAAATTATCAAGTTTTTGGTTTCCAAAAATTATTTTACAATTTAAAGGTATAATTCTCTCCTGATAAGAATTTCTACGATTAGTTCTTTTTGTTCTATGAGTAACATTATTTTTCTTTTCTTCTAAATCAGATTTTTTTTTAGACGATTGCCCTTTCGATTTTTCTGATGTAGGTGTTACTGAAAAATCAAATTTAGGATCACCAAATAATTTGGAAATAAATTGTTTCTTGTCTTCTTCTTTATTAAAGTCTCTCGAAAATCTCTCAGCATCAATTAAAATTTTAAAAACTTCTAAAAGTCTTATTTCAAATTCTTCTTGAGGCAAACCTATAATTAATTCTCCTGTTTCAATATCAAACTCAATACCTAAAAATTCTCTTGCAGGCTCGTATGAATAAAATCTTTCTAAATTAGTAAACTCGAAATCAGCCTAGTGTAAATTATCGGATTTGCCAATAAACGATTAGGCGCTATGTAACATTTTAATTTTTTATTTACAGGAAAATTATTACGAATAATATTATCACGTAATGTTTTTGCCTTAGCTGCTGGAAGATATTTCTCAGGTTCCTGTAATAACTTTAATGCCGCTGTTCGCCTATTACCTTCGAGAACTATTTTTTTATTATTTTCAATACATATAATAGGCTCTTCACCAATAAAATACCCTTCTTCTGATATTTTTTTAGCTAACTCATAGACATTCTCATTATTAATCAAAAATTTTAATATTTGAGTTTGATTTAACGCAGTATCTCTATGTTTTATTCTAGGATTATTTAAATCTAATTGTAAAGTTTTTAAGCTATATTCAAATGTTTCCCAAGAAGAATAATCTATATACATAATAAAAATAAATTAATTTCAAATATTGGACTTGTCAACAAATATATAAAATTCTTGGCCACAAAAATTGTTTTATTAATTTTTTATTTTAAATCCCTAAAGCCAAATTTCGTTTATTTTACTCGTAATTTAGTTTGTGAAAAATATATCAAATTCTATTTTTCAGAAATTCTGAATCAAGTTCGAAATGACAAATAAAGGATAAAAATCTTTTTTCTAGCTAAACAATGGAATCAATCCAAAATGTGTTATCAAGTAGATTAATAAGCCTACAAATCCACCAATTACGGTTCCGTTTAGGCGGATGAATTGCAGATCTTTACCGACTTCGAGCTCTAGTTTCTGGCTGAGTTCTTTGCCTTCCCATTTCTCCACGGTTTCGCTGATGAATTTGGAAAAACCTTCACGATTTTGCTTAATTCTGTCGGCTAATTCATCGGTAATCATTGCAATTTTGGCTTTCACGGCAGGCGTATTGGCTCGCAGTACTCTTGCCAAAATCTTTAATTGATTTTTTAAATAAAGTTTAAACGCAGAATCTGGCTTATCGATTTCTTTTTGAAAGCTGAATTTTATGTTTAGCCATAAATCTTGGGCATATTGTTTTAAATTTTCTTCTTCTAAAAAGTGATCTCGCACATGGTCGAGCCTTTCTCTCCATCGGTCTGATTCCTGCATGTCATTAGCAAAATGGAAGAGCTGCATATCGATTTCAGAACGAATTGGGTGCTTAGGATTGGTTTTGATTTCTTGAAAATATTTGGACAAGCCACGCGTGATTTTATCGGCAATGGCATCGTCTACAAAACTTGGAATAATGCTGTAACTTTCCTTGCGCACGCGATCCCGCACAATGTCCTGATTTTGCATGATGTACTGCTCAAGCAAATCAGAAATGTGGGTAACTAGCTTTTGGTGTTCTTGCTTTTCGATTAAATAATGCATCCCGTCGCCCACCAGTCGATTGAGCTGAATCTTACCCGCCATTTGTTGGGCTTGGCTTGTGATGAAGTTTACCACTTCTTGGTCGTTTAGTTTGTTTAAAATACTACCGCCCACGCCCATTACTTGCTCTACGATATTATTCTGATTTTCATCTTTTTCGAGCCAATCGGCGAGATGTTTAGAAAAATTGATTTTTTGTAATTGTTCGTCGATTTTTTCTTCGGTCAAAAATTCATTTACCACAAAATCGCCTAAGTTTTTTCCGATTTTATCTTTGTTATGATTAATCAAATTGGTGTGCGGAATTCGTACTCCCATGGGATGGTAAAACAACGCCGTCACGGCAAACCAATCGGCCAAAGCCCCCACCATAGCTGCTTCTGAAAAGGCTCGGAACAACCCTGCCCATGCGCTGTGCTGCATGTTTTCTGCCCAGAAACTGATGACATATACGATAAACATCAAAATGAGTGCGCCGAGCGCGATGCCCTGATATTTTCGTAATTCTTTTTTCTTTTGTCGTTCGCGATCTTGGGTGCTTGTTGGTATTTGGGAATTCATTGTTTTCATTTTTTTAGTTATGACAAAAATACGATTTTATTTTTAGCCTATTTTTCAACTAAAAATTGAACTGATTTTCTAATTTAAAACTTAATAAATTAAGCTCTCGTAAGCTCTAAAACTGTAATTTCTGGCCACTCGCCTACACGACCTGGAAATGCTAAATAACCAAACCCGCGGTTTACATAATGCTGTCTGCCTTTGTTTTCGTACAATCCCGCCCAATGATGATAGCGATACTGCACGGGGCTCCATTTTATCAACCCTGGAATTTCTATTCCAAACTGCATTCCGTGGGTGTGACCAGAAAGGGTTAAATGCATGAATTTTTCAAAATCCACAATATTGTCATAGTCTGGAATATCGTGGTCAAAATGCGAGGGATCATGAGAAAGTAGGATATTGATGTCTCCCTCTTTTGCATCTACACTTGCCTTGCGGATGTCTCCTTTGCGCGGGAAATATGGCGAGCTTCCCCAGTTTTCTACGCCTATAATATTGAGCCTTTTACCATTTCGCTCAATGGTTTTCATTTCGTTGTTTAGCACCGTAAATCCTATTTCACGCTGCATTTGTTGGATTTTGGCAATACTTTCTTTTTTCTCGGCCGGTGTCAAATTTCCATAATCTCCATAATCGTGATTCCCGAGCACGGCAAACATTCCGTCTTCGGCCTTTAATTGCGAAAATATCTTTTGGTAGGGTACAAACTCGCTGTAATGATTATTTACCATATCACCGGTAAAAACCAAAATATCAGATTTTTGCTCATTAGCTAACTGAACGCCGTAATTTACTTTGTCTATATCATCAAAACTCCCACTATGAATGTCTGAAAGTTGGGTAATGGTAAATCCTTCAAATTCTTCGGGTAAATCTTTAATTTTAACCTTTTTACGAATCACTCGAAAACGATATCTTCCAAACAGAATTCCGTCTAAAACACCCATAAAAGCCACCGAAGCTACGCCCAAAGCAATGAGCGAAACGGCTTTTCTACGGCTTGGCATCGTGCCCCCGTCTTTGGCTTGAAATAAATAGCCTACCAAACGGAATACATCTTCAATCATCATCCCGATGGCGATGAGCATTTTGGGTACAATAAATAAGGTGAAAAGAATAATTAATTTCTTAAACGCAGGAGTTGCAAAATTCTTGATTCCGCTGAATAGGAAATAAATCATTGCAGAGTATATCAAGGTATTTACAATGATATAAGCGTAGAGAAATGTATTGTTTTTGGTATAAATTCTAAATGCTTGAAACGAATAACACTCGATCAAGACTAAAAAAAGAAGGATTACATATTTAAACATAGTAGCGTTTAAACCAAAAAAAATGCCATTTTATGGCATTTTATAGATGATTGCATTGATATTCATTCCTGCCCCCACGCTCGCAAAAATTATTTTGTCATTTGATTTAAATTCGTGTGTTCCGAGTTCCTTTTTCTGAATTAAATCAAACATCGTAGGCACCGTTGCTACCGATGAGTTTCCGAATTTTTGCACCGTCATAGGCGCCACATCTTCTGGAGCTTCGGCTCGGTATAATTTGAAAAGTCTTGCTACCATAGCATGATCCATTTTGGCATTGGCTTGGTGCAACAATACTTTTTTGACTTCGCTGATGTCGCTGCCCGAAGCATCAATCACATCTTTTATGGCTTGTGGTACATTTCTTAAAGCGAATTCGTACACTTTTCTACCTTTCATGCTCACACTTTTGGCGTGATCTGTGCAACCAGCTTTAAGCGAAGGACCGCTCGTTAAATAAGAAATTTCGTCTTGTGCATAATTATAAGTTCCATAGCCCAAAACACCTTTTGGCTCATCACTTTCTTCGGCAGACAATACTACGGCTCCTGCGCCATCGCTAAAAATCAAAGCTGTACGGTCATGCGGGTCTATGGCTCTCGAAACCATGTCGCTACCGATTACCAAAATGTTTTTTGCCAATCCAGCTTGAATAAATTGTGTTGCCACAATCATAGCCTCAATCCAGCCAGGACACCCGAAAATCATATCATACGGACGACATTTTAGATTTTTAATGCCTAATAAATGTTTCACACGGGTAGACATACTTGGCATAAAATCAGCGGCTTGAGAAGTTTTCTCGATATCGCCATAGTTTGAAGCCACGATGATGTAGTCTAATTGTTCTTTGTCCAAATTTGCATCTTCCAAAGCGCGTTTTCCCGCAATGCTTGCCATCTCAGAATTTTTCATTTCAGAATTTGCATACCTACGCTCTTCGATTTCGGTAATTTCTTTGAATTTCTGAATTGTTTCTTCGTTAGATTTAAGTATTCTTTCGCCTTTTTCATCATAAAATTCATGTGACAAAAAATCTGAATTTTTCACGATATTTT
This Ornithobacterium rhinotracheale DNA region includes the following protein-coding sequences:
- a CDS encoding DNA adenine methylase, whose product is MFYSPLRYPGGKNKLSAFIAKICIDNNINGHYVEPYSGGASVALFLLIEGYVKQVTINDKDRSIYAFWYCVLNKTKQLCEKIENAQLDIDEWRKQKKIQLKKDEANLLDLGFSTFYLNRTNRSGIINAGVIGGVEQKGNYLMDCRFNKLELIKRIKLIAKYKKNIRLYNKDANELIDIIQEEANKDNIIFYFDPPYYLKASTLYMNHYEDKNHKLVSDKIKSIRNIKWIVSYDNVSEIKKLYSDCSTKEFSFKHTAYQSRVGKEVLFFSNNIIQPEIKDYDPLRFKKAKETLDIIYKKTV
- a CDS encoding ParB N-terminal domain-containing protein, whose protein sequence is MYIDYSSWETFEYSLKTLQLDLNNPRIKHRDTALNQTQILKFLINNENVYELAKKISEEGYFIGEEPIICIENNKKIVLEGNRRTAALKLLQEPEKYLPAAKAKTLRDNIIRNNFPVNKKLKCYIAPNRLLANPIIYTRLISSLLI
- a CDS encoding DUF445 domain-containing protein → MNSQIPTSTQDRERQKKKELRKYQGIALGALILMFIVYVISFWAENMQHSAWAGLFRAFSEAAMVGALADWFAVTALFYHPMGVRIPHTNLINHNKDKIGKNLGDFVVNEFLTEEKIDEQLQKINFSKHLADWLEKDENQNNIVEQVMGVGGSILNKLNDQEVVNFITSQAQQMAGKIQLNRLVGDGMHYLIEKQEHQKLVTHISDLLEQYIMQNQDIVRDRVRKESYSIIPSFVDDAIADKITRGLSKYFQEIKTNPKHPIRSEIDMQLFHFANDMQESDRWRERLDHVRDHFLEEENLKQYAQDLWLNIKFSFQKEIDKPDSAFKLYLKNQLKILARVLRANTPAVKAKIAMITDELADRIKQNREGFSKFISETVEKWEGKELSQKLELEVGKDLQFIRLNGTVIGGFVGLLIYLITHFGLIPLFS
- a CDS encoding metallophosphoesterase, which gives rise to MFKYVILLFLVLIECYSFQAFRIYTKNNTFLYAYIIVNTLIYSAMIYFLFSGIKNFATPAFKKLIILFTLFIVPKMLIAIGMMIEDVFRLVGYLFQAKDGGTMPSRRKAVSLIALGVASVAFMGVLDGILFGRYRFRVIRKKVKIKDLPEEFEGFTITQLSDIHSGSFDDIDKVNYGVQLANEQKSDILVFTGDMVNNHYSEFVPYQKIFSQLKAEDGMFAVLGNHDYGDYGNLTPAEKKESIAKIQQMQREIGFTVLNNEMKTIERNGKRLNIIGVENWGSSPYFPRKGDIRKASVDAKEGDINILLSHDPSHFDHDIPDYDNIVDFEKFMHLTLSGHTHGMQFGIEIPGLIKWSPVQYRYHHWAGLYENKGRQHYVNRGFGYLAFPGRVGEWPEITVLELTRA
- a CDS encoding 3-oxoacyl-ACP synthase III family protein, with the protein product MLNAIIKGSGHYLPENIVKNSDFLSHEFYDEKGERILKSNEETIQKFKEITEIEERRYANSEMKNSEMASIAGKRALEDANLDKEQLDYIIVASNYGDIEKTSQAADFMPSMSTRVKHLLGIKNLKCRPYDMIFGCPGWIEAMIVATQFIQAGLAKNILVIGSDMVSRAIDPHDRTALIFSDGAGAVVLSAEESDEPKGVLGYGTYNYAQDEISYLTSGPSLKAGCTDHAKSVSMKGRKVYEFALRNVPQAIKDVIDASGSDISEVKKVLLHQANAKMDHAMVARLFKLYRAEAPEDVAPMTVQKFGNSSVATVPTMFDLIQKKELGTHEFKSNDKIIFASVGAGMNINAIIYKMP